ATGGCTGACGCAAGGCCAGCTCTTTACCAACTTCTACGCTACCGGTACCAGAACCACCCGGGGGCTGGAGGCCATTACCCTTTCAGTGCCACCGACACCAGGCCGTTCACTGGTTAAACGGCCGGAGAAAACCCGCTTGATATCTTTGGGTGAGGTTTTGGCCAACAACCGCTACGATGTGGCATTTCTCTATGGCGGTCGTGGTTTCTTTGACAATATGAACGCCTTTTTCACCCACCGACCATGGCTACCGCTGTCTTGATCAGACAGATTTCGGCAAGGAGGAAATCACCTTCAAAAACGCCTGGGGAGTCGCCGGCGAGGACCTTTACCGCAAGGCCATCAAGGAAGCCGATAGGGACCACCAGCAATCATCGGCCCTACACCTATCCCGACGACAGGGTTGACGTTCCTTCCGGCACGGACCGCGAGGGAGCGGTAAAATACACGGATTACGCCCTGAAGCAGTGCATCTTCCTGGCCAGGGAGCGGCCGTGGTTCGCCCATACTATTTTTATCGTCGTCGCCGACCACTGCGCCAAAAGCGCCGGCAAAGCCGATCTGACGGTGACCAAATACCACATCCCCTGTTCATCTATTCCTCCGCCTGGTGATCCCGGGGGAAAACAACAAGCTGTCAAGCCAGATTGATATCGCCCCCACACTTCTCGGCCTGCTCAACCTCTCCTGCCAGAGCTGTTTTTTCGGCCAGGACTTCCAGCCGCGGGCCCTGCTTGCCAACTATCTCAAGCTCAGCCTGCTCAAGGATGACTCATTGATCGTCCTGGCCCTACAACGAGAACATGGCCATCAATCCCGACAACCGGCTGGTACTCGATTGCCAGTCCTACTATCAGGGCGCCAACCATTTCATCACCGCCAAAACCATCAAGTAGACCATTTGAACCGGTAATGGCCCTGGACGACGCCTACGGTCCCGACCAACCACAAAAAAACTGCCCGCATTGTGATATTTTTTTACACTTCCTCGCCCGTCAGACACATCGTACCGCATGCATGCACCCACCCCTTCCCAAATAAAGGTTTTTTCTCTCAGAACCCTTAAGTTTTCCCTTCCCTGTGCCGATTATCAAGGTACCCCTATGACCTGGGCACCACCAGGTCCAAACACATTGCTAACCGCCTGACCGTAGAGGAACGCCGGATGACCGTTTTCATCATCGACCACCATGCTGAATCGGCAGACTACATAGCCCAGATTGTCAGCTCCCTAGGGCTTACTCCCAAACCGATCAAATCAATCGCCGAACTGGTCACCACACTGCAGCAGGGACTCCCGCGGCTGATAATCACCGAAGCGCTGCTGCCCGGCTATGACGATTTTCTCATCCTGCAGCATGTGAAAGAGCAGGAGAACCTCAAGGACATTCCGGTTATCGTCACCACCAGCCGATCAAAACGGGAAGATATCATCAAAGCCCGCCAATTGGGGGCCAAAGGGTTTCTCATCAAACCTTTTGATAAAAAAGCACTTATTCAACAGATCAAACTGGCGCTTAACATCCGGGACTTGACCGGCAGCAGCACACAGCCGACCCAGGTCCGCCGCCCGCCGGCCACCGGCCGCCATCAATCCCACAAAATATCCCTCTCGACCATCAACAACGAACGACTGAAAAGCCAGATTTTACAGAAAATTGAGTCAATTCCCTCACTGCCGGCCATTGTCTATAAAGTCATGCAGCTGATCCAGGATGAAAAATCATGCGCTGCGGACTTCCAGGATCTGATTGCCAAAGACCAGGCGATGACCGCCAGGATGCTAAGGATGGTCAACTCCTCTTTTTTCAGCCTGTCACGGAAAATCAATTCCATCTCTGACGCCGTGGTTTATTTAGGCCATAACACCATCAGGAGCCTGGTTCTTGGAGCTTCAACCTCAAATATTTTCAAGAAAAGTCTCACCATCTACGGCTACCCGAAAGAGGGGCTCTGGCTGCACTCCAACATTGTTGCAGCCATCGCCCGCCACCTGGCCAAAGAGGCCCGGCTTACTCCGGCAGAAATTGAAAACTGCTATATTTCCGGGCTGCTGCATGACATCGGCAAGTTAATTCTTGGCCCCTTTGTGGAACAGTTCGCCGACCGTTTCACCCCAATTCTCGCTGCCGGCAAACCTATTTCTGGTGCAGAAAAAGATATTCTCGGCTTTGACCACGGTGAGATCGGCGGCATTCTGCTCACCAACTGGAAGCTGCCAAAAAACCTGGTTGAAACGGTCTCCAGCCATCATAGTCCTGACAATGCCACCGTCAACCCGAGGGAGGCCATTGTTGTCTCCCTGGCTGACAATCTGTGCAACCGCCAGGGATTTGCCCTGGCGCAGCCGCTTGAACGGCTGACGGAGGAAGAACGGCACCGAGGATATAAAGCCCTCAACCTGCCACCGGACTGGGAGGAACAACACCAGGAGCAGATTACTGATCTGGCCGGCCAAGTGGAGGAGATGATCAGTAAACTCTAATTTTTTCAGTAAGTCAGCGCGTCTGGCTCCAGACATCGACCGTCCCCTGACCACCGGCAGCACATGAAGCGCCGCAAACAGTCATGCTTACAGCACCGGCGGCCAGCTGTTCAAATAATCATCACTAAGGAATACCTATAATGAACTCCCTTTCCCAGCAAGCAATCATGGAGATCCATGCCTCCCTGGATTCAGCCGAACTCTACTTCACCTTGAATCGGCACCTTGGAGAGCTTTTCGGCATCCACCGCTATTCAATCTTCCTTTTCAACAACGACAGTCAGCAATACAACCTGGATTTTTCCACGGTGATCGACAGCAGCTACTGGGATGAGATCTTTTTTGACCAGAATGATGTCTTTTTTGAGTTCTTTGCCGGCGATGAGCCGTCACCTATTCCCTCCCAGCTCACCTGGTTCGGCAATGAATATGACCTCTACTGGATCAACATCCTCTACCATGGCGATGAAATCGCCCTGGCTTTCATCGCCCATGAACCACTTGACGATTTTACCACCATTGCAGCACCGTTACAGCTCTATTTCGACCATCTCTGCCTCTCCCTGATCAAAGCCAAGCTGTATGAAGAGATGCGTGATATCAAGGAGGAAAACGCCGCCAAACTTGACGCCATCAACGAAATGGGAGAACTGCTGGGCAACCTTGAGCTGGAACGAATCATGGTCAAACTGATGGAGTTGTCATTGAAGATCCTCACGGCGGAAGTAGGTTCTATCATGCTTTACAACGATGAGCATGAACTGGAGACTACGATCGAGTGGGGCCTCAAAGATGAATTTATCAAATCAATCACCCTGAGCGAGGAAAAACTGCTTGTCGACCAAGTTGCCGCCAACAGGGAGGTTTGTCACATAGAGGACCTCCCCCATGACCCCAACGTTTCCGTCGGCAACAGTCTCTATTCGGTTAATTCCATTATCTCTTTCCCTCTGTTTACCCAAAACAAAACATACGGCGTCATCAACATCATCAACCAAGAAGGAAGTACCCATTTCGACAGCCGGGAGATAGAAACCCTGAAAACCGTTGCCCAGCTGGCTTCCATTGCCATTGAAAATGCCGTCTATCATCAGCAGGCACTGGAACAGGAAAAACTGATGGAGCAGCTAAGGATTGCCGGCGAAATCCAGCGGAGTCTGTTGCCCCAGAAGAATCCGGCTATCAAGGGACTTGACATCAGCGGCATCAGCATCCCGGCAGTCAATGTGGGGGGAGATTTTTTCGACTACATCGAAACACCGGAGCATAAGCTATGCGTGGTTATCGGCGATGTTGCCGGCAAAGGCATTCCGGCAGCCCTGCTGATGGCCATGACCAAAAGCATGATCAGATCAAATATCCAGGAACCCTGCAGCAACCGGACAAACCTACCCCAGGGAATGCGCTCGGTAAACAATTTCCTGGCCCGGGAAAACCTGGAGGGCAAATTTGTCACCGCTTTAGTGTATATTCTTGATCTGGTGGCAATGAAAGTCCACCTGCTCAGTGCCGGTCATACACCGCTACATATTTTCCGGCCCCGGGAAAACGAAGTAAAGACTTGGAATGATGGCGGCCTGCCGTTCGGCGTCCTGGAAAACGAAAGCTATCGACACCTGGCAGTTGACATCAAACCCGGTGACATCCTGCTTATCTACACCGATGGAATCACTGAAGCCCATAATCGGAACAGTGAGCTCTTCGGCACCCGACGGCTGGAACAGTTGATCATGAAAAATGCTGATCAGAACGCTGAAACAATCCGTGATGTGGTCGTCAAGGAAGTGGCCCGGTTTGCCCATGGCGAACCCCAGTTTGACGACCTGACCCTGGTGGTGGCTAAAATAAGCGAAGACATCGGCCGACCAGAATAAACAAACACCTCTGAACCGGCAGCATCTGCGTGTAGTCCGCAAACAGAGGTAAGAAAACCGGCAGGAATGGGGAAGCAGTCGCCTCCGAAAACCAGCCGGCCCGAGAACCGCTCAATCAAAGGGAGTTGCTCGCTGCCATCAGCCTCAAGGATGTTTACAAACATCCGGACCCCCTCTTTACCCCTATCCATACCCCCTTGCGCCACCGTGCAGAAGCTGGTACAGTTGGGTACTTTTGGTTTCAACTTTCCCCCTGGCTGCGTGGCTCATCATGGTCCGGATTTTCCCTCGTCACTTTTGCCGCACGCTACCCGTCATCCTGCTGGCGGTTATCTTCTCATTGGGGGCCTGTACACGCGACCAGCTCACCACTGCCCCCGGCAACAGCATAACGGTCGGTCTTGAAGGGTCACCGACAACGCTGGATCCCTGCTATACCAGTGACGCCTATGGCTCCAGGATTCTGCCGCTGATCTACAACAGCCTGGTAACCACCGATCACCACGGAATCATTATTGGCGACCTGGCCGAAACATGGCAGATTATTGACAGCTGCACCTATCTCTTCCGGCTCAAGCCGACTATCCGGTTCAGCGATGGCAGTCCCTGCCGGGCAGCAGATGTCAAGGCAACCATCGATTTTCTCAGAAACCCTGATCATGGGTGCCCGGCATTCGGCAGCCTTTCCCTGATCGAAAACATTGACATCCCCGACCAGCGGACGATCATCTTTCATCTCAGTCGGCCTTTTGCCAGTTTTCTCTATGCCCTTACCGCCTATATCATTCCAGCACCTTACTGCACCATCGACAACAACAATGATCGTATCATTCCCGGCAGCGGTCCTTTCCAACTGAGTGAATTTTCCCGTGGTCGGCGCATTACCCTGACTCGCAATCAAAACAGTCAAGTGGCGCCAACGATCGACACCATCCATTTCCAGATTATTGCTGATGATACCACCAGAATTCTGGCGCTCAAAAAGGGAACGCTTGATCTGGTGCAAAATGCCATCCCTCCCTACGCATTGAAATTTCTCCAGCGCGATCCCCAGCTGCAGATTATCAGTCAGCACGGCTCCAGTTATAAATACCTGGGCTATAATCTTGAGGACCCACTGACCGGCAATCTCACGGTTCGTCAAGCTATTTCCCTGGCCATTGACCGCCAGCAGATCATCCGCCATATTCTAAAAAACCATGCCCGCCCGGCCACCGGCCTGCTGCCGCCGGAACACTGGGCAAAAGCATCGTCGCTGCCGTCAGATCGCTACGACCCGGAAGCAGCTGCGGCGCTGCTTGACAACGCCGGCTTTCCACCCCTTGGAAAACAAGGTATCCGTTTCAGCCTGACGTATAAAACATCCACTAACCAGGAAAGTTACGAGATCGCCCAGATCATCAAAAAACAGCTGGCTGCAATCGGTATTGCGGTAACCATCCTGCGCTTCGAGTGGGGCACCTTTTTTGCGGATATCAGGAAAGGAAATTTTCAGCTCTACTCGCTGAAATGGATCGGCATTGAAGACCCGGATATTTTTTACTACATCTTTCATTCCTCCAGCACCCCGCCCAAGGGCGCCAACCGTGGCAGGTTCGTCAACAAAGAGGCAGACCGACTGCTGGAGCAGAGCCGGCTGTCCCTTGACCCGGAAGAACGCCGCCGGATTTTTGTCCGCCTGCAGGAGATTCTTGCACAGCAAGTTGTCTACACCAATCTCTGGCACCGGGATGACGTGGTGATCATGAAGCGGAATCTGGCGGGGTTTGAAATCTATCCGGGGGGCGTGTACACTTCCCTCAGGCAGGTCACATGGCTCGATACCTGATCAAACGGCTGCTGACCATGATTCCTACCATCATCGGGGTGGTTACCATGGTCTTTTTTCTGGTCCACCTGATTCCCGGCGACCCGGTGACGGTCATGCTGGGGGAACATGCCCGGGCGGTGGAAAAGGCCGCCCTGCGCCAGCAGCTGGGCCTTGACCTGCCGCTTTGGCAGCAATACTGGAGTTTTCTCAAGGGGATTGCCACCGGCAACCTGGGGGTATCTTTTTTCTATCGCCAGCCGGTGGCTGCCATCATCGCTGCACGGCTGCCGGCAACCATCCTGCTGGCCGGCGCGGCAATGGGCGTGGCCCTGCTTATCGCCCTACCCCTGGGAGTACTGGCCGCCAGCCGCCAGTACAGCGGCATTGACAACCTGGGAATGTTTTTTTCGCTGTTGGGGATCTCAATGCCCAACTTCTGGCTCGGACCGCTGCTGATCATTCTCTTTTCCCTGAAGCTCAACTGGCTGCCGGTTTCAGGCATGGATGGCCTTGCCAGTCTCATTCTGCCGGCCATCACCCTGGGCACGGCCCTGGCAGCCATCCTTTCGCGGATGACCCGCTCCAGCCTGCTGGAGGAGATGGCCAAAGAGTATCTGACGGCCGCCCGGGCCCGAGGTCTGCCAGCCGCCCGGGTAATTCTCAAACATGCCTTGAAAAACGCCCTCCTGCCGGTGGTCACCATTGTCGGCCTGCAGTTCGGTTCCCTGCTTTCGGGGGCCATCGTCACCGAAAAGGTTTTTTCCTGGCCGGGGATCGGCAGCCTGCTGATTCAGGCAGTTTTCAGCCGGGATTACCCTATGGTCCAAGGATGCATCCTGGTGATCTCCTTTTGCTACATCATCGCCAACGTGGCCACCGAACTGTTTTACGCCCTTGTTGACCCAAGAATCCGGTATGACTAAGGTTCACTTTGAATCATGGTCTTATTCATTACAAGGATATAAGCCAGGACAACCTGAAACTCCCATACATGCCCCGCAACCCCCGAACAGGCGACCTGAGTCCGAAAGGTCAGCGTGGATCGGTGGCCAGCAAGCTACTTACACCATACGGATGGCAAACTCGGGGCAGAAACCAACGCAGTAGCCACAGCGCAGGCAGAGATCAGCATTGATCCTGGGTTTTTCCTCTCCAGGGTCCTTGGTGATCGCTCCGTTGGGACAATTTTCCATACAGGTACCGCAATCCTTGCAGAGCCAGTCGATGATTTGGAACTCCTTGACCTCAGTCAAGAGCGGCGGCAGTGAAGCAAGGTCAACTGGTTGAGTCTTGAAATAGGCCAGGTTATACTCCACTTCCGCTTCGCTGACCATCCCCAGCGCAAGAGACAACCGACCAATTTCCCTGGCAAAGCCGACTGCCTGATGAAAGTCACTCACTAGACTGCCACCCCCAAGAACTTTCATCAGATAAACGCCCTTTTCCTGTTTGAGACACTGGCCGATGGCTCCTTTCATTTCAGTCACCGATCCATGGAGGATGCCGATCCCCGCCTGGTTGATAATCGGAAACACCACGTCCACCTCATCCACCTCGGCCGCTCTGCTAGCGGCGGCCACCGAATGGGTGCTGATCCCCACCGCCTTGATGATTCCTTTGGCTTTACAATCCAGCAGACACTGCCAGGCCCCCCGACGCTGCTCAAAGACCGTTTCATCAGCCCGGGCGGCGTGGAGGTGGAAGATATCGATATAGTCCACTTCCAGAGCCTGCAGAGCCTCTAGAACAGCCTGTTCCATTTCCCCATAGCCTGGCAGCCGTGGATTTACTGGCCAGCACCGGCCGGCGGGGAACCTGCTTCAAAGCCAGTCGGATCGGTTCATAGGTTTTGTACATCTGGGCGGTATCGATGAAATCAATCCCGCCGCGCAGGGCCCGGACAATGATATTCCGGCAAACATCAACCGGCAGATTCTTCTGCAGCGGCCCCATGGGCAGAGCGCCAAAACATACTTCACTGACTTCCAATCCGGTCCTGCCGAGGAGCATTCTCCGCATCATGTTCTCCTTTTTCGCTGCTGCTGCCTACACACCCATCTCTTGGCACTTTACCAACAGCTTTTTTCTCCCCTTAGTGCAATAAAAACCGGCCGCTGTCAAATCTTTGCTTATTTTTTCTATCAGTACTCCCGTAAATCATGATACATTCTTATGGCAGTTCAACGAACTGGGAAGCCACCTGCCCGCCAAACAACAAGACGATGAACCACGCAACAAGAATGACACAACGATTAGTTCTCTCCCTGCTTTTTTTCGCCTTGCTGATTCCCGCCGACTCCCGAGCGGCGGAGCTGAATCCCTGGATCCACAGCTGCTATTTTGAAAACGACCTGTTCACCGGCACCGACAGCAACTACACCAACGGCGTGAAATATGCCATCATCTCCCCCGACCTGTCACCGACCGTCCAGGACAAAGGCAGGATTCCCAAAAAAGTGCTTGATCTGATTCACACCCTGCCCTTCATCCGCAATGCGCCGCCCGAAACAGCGCACAAGGTGGAGTTTTCCTTCGGCCAGAACATCTACACCCCTGCGGATATCGCCCGCAGCGACCTGATCGACGATGACCGTCCCTATGCCGGCTGGACCTACCTGGGCACCGCCTACCACCGGAAAAGCGTCCTGCAGCAAGGCATCGCCACCATGGACACGGTGGAAATCCAGCTGGGTCTGGTGGGTCCGGAATCATACGCCGAAAACTCCCAGAAGCTTGTCCATGAACTCCGTGACCTCCAGACTCCCAACGGCTGGGATCATCAGCTGCACAATGAACCAGGCATTGTCCTTGCGTTCGAAAGGAAGTGGCTCTTTCACCCCCATAAGGATGGGCTGGGCTGGGCGACCATCGGCCATACGGGCGGCACCCTGGGTAATGTGGCAACCTACCTCAATGGCGGCCTGGAGGTGCGGCTGGGCTGGAATATTCCCGAAAACTTCGGTGTTTCGCTCATCAGGCCGGCTGGCAGCACCCGAATGGGGGTAACCTGCAGACCAAGCTTTTATCTCCTCGGGGCCCTTGACAGCCGGCTGGTTTTCAGGGATATTTTCTTAGACGGCAATACGTTTACTGACAGTCACAGCGTTGACAAGGAACCCCTGGTCGCTGATCTTGCTGCCGGAGTCGCCTGCAGCTATGGCAGGTTCATGCTTACCTTTACCCAGGTACTGCGTACCAAAGAGTTCAAAAAGCAGACCGACAGCCATAGCTTTGGTGCCATCTCCCTCTCCTGTTTTTTCAACTTTTGAACGGCCGGGGAATTGCCGACGCAATAACCACGGAAGGATCATGACCATGTTCCATCTTCCCCCAACAGGATGGACAACCTATCGATTTTTCCGCCCACATCACCTTTTTGGCATCGTTCTGGCAGCCATGTTGCTGGCCTTGCCGCCGGCGGATTGGGCAAAAGCAGAACAAGCTGCTGACCAGGCCGGAATGCAGCGGCATATCATTCTGCAACTGCCATGGCGTCACCAGTTCCAGTTTGCCAGCTACTATGCCGCCGTTGAACAGGGCTATTATCAGAAGGCCGGATTCGACGTAACCATCCAGAACGACAATCCGGGCAGCAGTCCAGTTGCCGAGGTTCCTGCCGGTTTCCTCTACAATCCTGAGCCCGAACTGGACTACGCAATACTCTATCGGCTGGCGGTTATTGCCATCACCCTGCTGTTTGCCACCGCCATCGGCCTGCTGATCTTCTTCACCTATCGCATGCGCCAGGTCCTCAAGGAAAAAACGGCATCACTGGTGGCTGCCGAAGACGACCTGCTTGCCAGCGACGCCCTCTATCGAACCCTGTTCAACAACGTTCCGGTCGGCATCGGCCTGATCGGCCTCGATGGCAGCATTTTTGCGGTCAACAATAAGGTGCTGGAGATTACCGGCTATACCAGGCGGGAAGCCCTCCGGGAAAATGTCAGTTCCCTCTATTTCAACCCTGCTGATCGGCAAAAAACTCTCCAACAGATACGCGAGAACGGCTTTGTCCAGGGGATGGAGTTCAAACTGAAGCGAAAGGACGGCACCCCTTTTGACGGTCGTTTCACCAGCGTCCTGGTGTCGGTCGGCGGCGAACAGAAGATGCTCTCGATGGTCGAAGATCTCAGCCAGCAAAAGCAGCTGGAGGAGGAGCAGCTCAAGGTAGCGGAAAAGCTTGAGCGGCTGGAAAAGATGGAGGCCATCGGGTTGATGGCCGGCGGCGTCGCCCATGATCTGAACAATATTCTTTCCGGCATCGTCAGCTATCCGGAACTGCTGCTAATGAAGCTCCCCAAGGACAGTGACCTGAGAAAACCGATCCAGACCATCCAGCAGGCTGGCAGCCGGGCGGCGGCCGTGGTGGCTGATCTCCTGACTGTTGCCCGTGGCGCTGCCAGCATCAGGGAAACGGCAAATCTGAACAGGATCATCGAGGAATATTTCACCTCGCCAGAGGGGATGGAAGTCAAGGAGCTGCATCGAGAAGTTTCCTGCATCACCAATCTGCTCCCAGAACTGGCCAATATTTTCTGTTCACCGGTGCATATCAGGAAATGCCTGATGAACCTGATCCTTAACGCCGCGGAAGCCATTGAAGACGAGGGAACCATTGTCATTACAACCCGCAACCAGTATCTGGCCGGGCCGCTTTTCAAGGGACACAAGATCAACCAAGGACAGTATGCCGTTCTCAGCGTCAGTGATACCGGTTCGGGCATTGAAAAAAAAGATATTGAACACATTTTTGAGCCATTTTATACAAAAAAAGTCATGGGTAGGAGCGGCACCGGTCTGGGACTTACCGTGGTCTGGAATACGGTTCAGGATCATGGCGGCATCATCACGGTGGACAGCAGCAGAAAAAGGACTGTCTTCGAACTCTATTTCCCGGCAACCACCGAGGAGCCGGCGGCCGGCAAACCCCATGTTGAGATGGAATCCCTGAAAGGCAGCGGTGAAACCGTCCTGGTTGTCGATGATGAACCTCAGCAGCGGGAGATTGCCAGCCAAATTCTCCTACTCCTTGGCTACCGGGTTGCAACGGTGGCTTCAGGGGAACAGGCTGTTCACTATCTGCGCTCCAAAACAGCAGATCTGCTTCTTCTCGATATGCTCATGGCCCCGGGAATCAATGGACGGGAAACCTATGAACAGATCATCAGCATCCATCCCGAGCAAAAGGCGTTGATCGCCAGCGGCTTTTCCCACAGCGACGACATTAATCAGACGCTTTGCATGGGTGCCGGCGGTTTTGTCAAGAAACCATACACCGTTGAGCAGCTGGGCAAAGCAATCCAGAAGGTGCTGGGCACAAAACACACCGTCAACACAACATCTCGGCCACTTTTGGGGAGGATGCGAACGTGAGAGACAGCAGCTCGAACCAACAACAGCCAGCCACGACACCCAATGTAGGCTGGCTGAAAATACTGGCCATCGTGGTGCTCGCCACCAGCATCGCAACGATCGTCGCCGTGATTGCGGTCACCGGCATCTTTTCACGGGAATTCAGGCCAGTGACCTTGAGCGCCGGTGAACAGCAAATCCTGGAAAACAAACTGGCCAGGCTTGACCCCGGCAATCACCCGGAGGCTGACCACCAGCAGAAGGCTCCGCCAGTCGGCCAAACGTTACAGCCAGAACCCTACAGCGAGAAAGATGCCAGGCGGGAGATTGTTTTGAGTGAAAAGGAACTCAACGCCCTGCTGGCCAGGAATACTGACTTGGCCAGGAAACTTGCCATCGACCTTGCCGATGACCTGGTCAGCGCCAAACTGCTGCTGCCCGTCGAAGAGGACTTTCCCCTCTTGGGGGGCAAGACCATCAAGGCAACTGCCGGTCTGGAACTGGCAACAAAAAACGGGCAGTTGACCATCGCCCTGAAGGGGATCAGCATCTGGGGCGTACCGGTTCCCAACGCCTGGCTGGGCAATCTGAAGAATGTGAACCTGATAAAAGAGTTCGGCAATGATGAAGGGTTCTGGAAGACACTGGCCGCTGGCATCGAAACAATCATCATAAAAGAGGACAAACTGCTGGTCAAGCTCAAGGAGTGAGGGGCATCGGCTACGCTTAGCTGAACAAACGGGGCTTATCCATGGAAATCATCAAAATTATCTGCGCAATTATGCTGCCGCCGTTGGGAGTTTTCCTTCAGGTGGGGATCGGCAAGCACTTCTGGCTCAACCTGCTGCTGACGCTGCTGGGCTATATCCCCGGCATCGTTCATGCGGTCTGGGTGATTGCCAAAAACAAATAAATGATGGCTTCGTAACAACTCCATCTTGTTCGTTAAGCTGCAACCTTCGTCAT
This is a stretch of genomic DNA from Candidatus Anaeroferrophillus wilburensis. It encodes these proteins:
- a CDS encoding YqaE/Pmp3 family membrane protein, encoding MEIIKIICAIMLPPLGVFLQVGIGKHFWLNLLLTLLGYIPGIVHAVWVIAKNK
- a CDS encoding arginine N-succinyltransferase, which codes for MKILAIVVLATSIATIVAVIAVTGIFSREFRPVTLSAGEQQILENKLARLDPGNHPEADHQQKAPPVGQTLQPEPYSEKDARREIVLSEKELNALLARNTDLARKLAIDLADDLVSAKLLLPVEEDFPLLGGKTIKATAGLELATKNGQLTIALKGISIWGVPVPNAWLGNLKNVNLIKEFGNDEGFWKTLAAGIETIIIKEDKLLVKLKE